From Streptomyces cyaneogriseus subsp. noncyanogenus, the proteins below share one genomic window:
- a CDS encoding NAD(P)H-quinone oxidoreductase, whose amino-acid sequence MHAITIPEPGGPEALVWDEVPDPVPGEGEVLVEVVASAVNRADIMQRQGFYDPPPGAPRHPGLECSGRIAALGPGVTGWSVGDEVCALLGGGGYAQKVAVPAGQLLPVPDGVGLKEAAALPEVVCTVWSNVFMVAHLRPGETLLVHGGSSGIGTMAIQLAKAVGAKVAVTAGTAEKLERCAELGADILINYREQDFVAEIKQATDGAGADVILDNMGAKYLDRNVQALAVNGRLAIIGLQGGTKGELNIGALLAKRAAVSATSLRARPLEEKTAIVAAVREHVWPLFAAGRVRPVVDREVPMSEASAAHRVVEESGHIGKVLLVAP is encoded by the coding sequence ATGCATGCGATCACGATTCCCGAACCCGGAGGCCCCGAGGCACTGGTCTGGGACGAGGTGCCCGACCCGGTGCCCGGCGAGGGCGAGGTCCTGGTCGAGGTGGTGGCCAGTGCCGTCAACCGCGCCGACATCATGCAGCGCCAGGGCTTCTACGATCCGCCGCCCGGTGCGCCGCGCCACCCCGGCCTGGAGTGCTCCGGACGCATCGCCGCGCTGGGGCCGGGGGTGACCGGCTGGTCGGTCGGCGACGAGGTGTGCGCGCTGCTGGGCGGCGGCGGATACGCGCAGAAGGTGGCCGTCCCGGCCGGCCAGCTCCTGCCGGTCCCCGACGGCGTCGGGCTGAAGGAGGCCGCGGCGCTGCCCGAGGTGGTCTGCACGGTCTGGTCCAACGTCTTCATGGTCGCCCACCTCCGCCCCGGCGAGACCCTGCTGGTGCACGGCGGCTCCAGCGGCATCGGCACCATGGCGATCCAGCTCGCCAAGGCCGTCGGCGCGAAGGTCGCCGTCACCGCGGGCACCGCGGAGAAGCTTGAGCGCTGCGCCGAACTGGGCGCCGACATCCTGATCAACTACCGCGAGCAGGACTTCGTCGCCGAGATCAAGCAGGCCACGGACGGCGCGGGCGCCGACGTCATCCTGGACAACATGGGCGCCAAGTACCTGGACCGCAACGTCCAGGCGCTCGCCGTCAACGGCCGGCTGGCCATCATCGGCCTGCAAGGCGGCACCAAGGGCGAGCTGAACATCGGTGCCCTGCTCGCCAAGCGCGCCGCCGTCAGCGCGACCTCGCTGCGGGCCCGCCCCCTGGAGGAGAAGACGGCGATCGTGGCCGCCGTGCGCGAGCACGTGTGGCCGCTGTTCGCCGCCGGCCGCGTCCGCCCGGTCGTGGACCGCGAGGTGCCGATGAGCGAGGCGTCCGCCGCGCACCGGGTCGTGGAGGAGAGCGGGCACATCGGCAAGGTGCTGCTCGTCGCCCCCTGA